TTGTTACATTTACTGTTACAATTATTTACATAGAGAGCCATCGGAGGCAACACGGATGTACACCACCCAACTTGATAACGGACTTACCAACACCTACGCCGTTGAAACCAAGCCTTACTATGCTGAATATCCTGCGCCCTATCAACAACGTCGCTACTTAATTCAAGGGGCTGTCGCTGCATTATTCGTCACCAGCTTAGTAATGGTATC
The sequence above is drawn from the Crocosphaera subtropica ATCC 51142 genome and encodes:
- the psb34 gene encoding photosystem II assembly protein Psb34, which translates into the protein MYTTQLDNGLTNTYAVETKPYYAEYPAPYQQRRYLIQGAVAALFVTSLVMVSAVIS